A single region of the Pieris rapae chromosome 19, ilPieRapa1.1, whole genome shotgun sequence genome encodes:
- the LOC110997887 gene encoding SET domain-containing protein 4, with product MGRTRRRRKLRRTNCFETCNYSSDLIMLNSWLSKSGIQRNKKLVLTIFSDCNRGVLTKKRIKAGDELLSLPLNLTINVTTLLMDEEFCAIFLDSNILSQLRYKQAISFQCLLAFYLLFLKVQGNSSKWYLYMQSLPKVYTVPYFLTNEVKKFLDPNILCVIEKQQHIINSAFNLLNDLLNIAIIKNEYKTVHLFKSTFNKSDFEWAYFTVNTRCVFMDLTNLLNLTHMQHTILSIINDNTKISLCPFLDMINHSAYAKNETKLIVNKELNNLPVVHLKENLFSKVNFSIYTKTTFEAYSQVFICYGDSHNLKLITEYGFYIASNNLDYISIAYEQIVTFLNSINKKVSQEQYKFILRHGLDKDLYIDIKGMSFNLYGLLVVIKYFYRKDVDVSQLLYSAAICSYDRELFDLIKPILYKKLIDTEYNVSQLQKFDKCVALCNCIVLMCQHIKILKKFCK from the coding sequence atGGGAAGGACGCGTCGCCGAAGAAAACTCAGAAGAACAAATTGTTTTGAGACTTGCAATTATAGTTCTGATTTGATTATGTTAAACTCTTGGCTATCCAAAAGTGGAattcaaagaaacaaaaagttaGTCCTTACAATTTTTTCTGATTGCAACCGTGGTGtactaacaaaaaaaaggATCAAAGCAGGAGATGAACTTCTTAGCCTAccattaaatttaactattaatgTAACTACTCTGCTTATGGATGAAGAATtttgtgcaatatttttagacAGCAATATCCTATCGCAGCTGAGATACAAACAAGCTATTTCATTCCAATGTTTATTGGCATTCTATTTGCTGTTTCTAAAAGTACAAGGAAATAGTTCAAAATGGTACTTATACATGCAGAGTTTACCAAAAGTTTATACAGTGCCATATTTCTTAACAAATGAAGTAAAGAAGTTTCTAGACCCTAATATATTGTGTGTGATAGAAAAACaacaacatattattaattctgctTTTAATCTTCTTAatgatttattgaatatagcaattataaaaaatgaatataaaactgTGCATCTGTTTAAAAGCACCTTTAATAAATCTGATTTTGAATGGGCATACTTTACTGTTAATACAAGATGTGTCTTCATGGATTTGACTAACCTTTTGAACTTGACCCATATGCAACAtacaatattaagtataattaatgaCAATACAAAGATATCTTTATGTCCATTTTTAGACATGATTAATCATAGTGCTTACGCTAAAAATGAAACTAAACTTATTGTCAACAAGGAGTTAAACAATTTACCTGTAGTACATTTAAAAGAGAATCTGTTCTCAAAGGTTAACTTCTcaatttatactaaaactaCTTTTGAGGCATACTCTcaggtttttatttgttatggaGATAGCCACAACTTAAAACTGATTACTGAATATGGTTTTTACATTGCATCCAACAACTTggattatatttctattgcaTATGAACAAATAGTTACATTTCTTAATTCTATTAACAAGAAAGTTTCTCAAGAGCAatacaagtttattttgaGGCATGGACTTGACAAGGACCTATATATTGACATTAAAGGAATGAGCTTTAATTTGTATGGATTGCTggttgttattaaatatttttacaggaAGGATGTTGATGTAAGCCAGTTACTGTACTCTGCAGCTATCTGCTCCTATGATAGGGAATTATTTGATCTGATTAAACCTATTctctataaaaaactaatagaCACTGAATATAATGTTAGtcaattacaaaaatttgataaatgtgTAGCCCTGTGTAACTGTATTGTACTTATGTGTCaacatattaagattttaaagaaattttgcAAATAG
- the LOC110997867 gene encoding iron-sulfur clusters transporter ABCB7, mitochondrial isoform X1, whose product MQPNMAAVFLSNRRFDKIFRYNDKIKNVFYHKSVILNKPHFTIVCKKCATTSSFRLYSSSPPSSSNGQDTAKNVLAAVLANKPKTGKIPVGIQKRDCFHPGASVLAREDINLGDAKPVSGMDMVRGMMEYVWPKDDAAIRNRVVLSLSLLFGAKLTNVAVPFLFKYAVDEVNAAAGEAALLGLDSAPQAVGTAAFSLLLGYGLARATAAGFNELRNAVFARVAQHSIRRLACNVFAHLHSLDLAFHLGRQTGALSKTIDRGSRAINFVLSAMVFNVVPTAFELALVCSILGLKGGLAFAGVAGGCVAVYAAFTLAVTQWRTQFRVLMNRAENEAGNKAVDSLINYETVKYFGNERHELDKYDASLRKYEHASLKTASSLALLNFGQHAIFSAGLSVIMLCAANEIVRGNMTVGDLVMVNGLVFQLSIPLGFLGSVYREVRQALVDMQTMFTLMAVRPRVAEVDRAPQLALAPEAPAIEFRNVSFKYELGKPVLTDLSLTVPPGKKLGVVGGSGSGKSTLVRLLFRFVEPQGGSVLVGGRDVRDVSLRSLRRAIAVVPQDCVLFHDTIFHNLHYGDLEAPREAVERAARLAELHDAVLGWPKGYETQVGERGLKLSGGEKQRVAIARAILKNAPIIVFDEATSSLDSLTEHAILAALRAATAGRTSVCIAHRLSTVADADEIVVLERGCIAARGTHRELLAQEGSLYARLWERQRQDAPRP is encoded by the exons ATGCAGCCAAACATGGCTGCTGTGTTTCTGTCAAATAGAcgatttgataaaatatttagatataatgataaaataaaaaatgtcttttatcataaatcagtaatattaaataagccacattttactattgtatgtaaaaaatgtgCTACTACAAGTAGTTTCAGG CTTTATTCGTCATCTCCTCCCAGTAGTTCTAATGGTCAAGACACCGCTAAGAATGTACTTGCAGCAGTGTTGGCTAATAAGCCTAAAACAGGAAAAATTCCAGTCG GTATCCAAAAGAGAGACTGCTTTCATCCAGGTGCATCTGTTTTGGCCCGTGAAGATATCAACCTTGGAGATGCCAAGCCGGTTTCCGGGATGGATATGGTGCGGGGGATGATGGAGTATGTGTGGCCTAAG GATGACGCCGCAATAAGAAACCGAGTCGTGCTGTCGTTGTCGCTGTTGTTCGGCGCGAAGCTGACGAACGTGGCCGTGCCGTTCCTGTTCAAGTACGCCGTGGACGAGGTGAACGCGGCGGCGGGCGAAGCGGCGCTCCTGGGACTGGACAGCGCGCCGCAGGCCGTCGGCACGGCCGCCTTCAGTCTGCTGCTGGGCTACGGGCTGGCTCGCGCCACGGCCGCCGGCTTCAACGAGCTGCGCAACGCCGTGTTCGCGCGCGTAGCGCAGCACTCCATCCGGCGCCTGGCCTGCAACGTGTTCGCGCACCTGCACAGCCTGGACCTGGCCTTCCACCTGGGCCGACAGACGGGTGCGCTCTCCAAGACCATCGACCGCGGCTCGCGCGCCATTAACTTTGTGCTGTCTGCCATGGTTTTCAACGTCGTGCCGACGGCTTTCGAGCTGGCGCTCGTGTGCTCCATCCTGGGGCTGAAAGGTGGGCTGGCATTCGCCGGCGTGGCGGGCGGCTGCGTGGCCGTGTACGCCGCCTTCACGCTGGCCGTGACGCAGTGGCGCACCCAATTCCGCGTGCTCATGAACCGGGCCGAGAACGAGGCCGGCAACAAGGCCGTAGACTCGCTCATCAACTACGAGACCGTGAAGTACTTCGGCAACGAGCGCCACGAGCTCGACAAGTACGACGCGAGTCTGCGCAAATACGAGCACGCGTCGCTCAAGACCGCCTCCAGCCTGGCGCTGCTCAACTTCGGCCAGCACGCCATTTTCAGCGCCGGCCTGTCCGTCATCATGTTGTGCGCCGCCAACGAGATTGTCCGAG GCAACATGACCGTGGGTGACCTGGTGATGGTGAACGGGCTGGTGTTCCAGTTGTCCATCCCGCTGGGCTTCCTCGGATCCGTGTACCGCGAGGTGCGCCAGGCGCTCGTGGACATGCAGACCATGTTCACGCTGATGGCGGTACGGCCGCGCGTGGCCGAGGTGGACCGGGCGCCGCAACTGGCACTGGCGCCGGAAGCGCCCGCCATCGAGTTCCGCAACGTTAGCTTCAAGTACGAGCTGGGCAAGCCCGTGCTCACCGACCTCTCGCTGACGGTGCCCCCCGGCAAGAAGCTAGGCGTCGTCGGCGGCTCCGGCAGCGGCAAGTCGACCCTCGTGCGGCTCCTGTTCCGCTTCGTGGAACCGCAGGGCGGCAGCGTGCTCGTGGGCGGGCGGGACGTACGCGACGTGTCCCTGCGGTCCCTGCGCCGCGCCATCGCCGTGGTGCCGCAGGACTGCGTGCTGTTCCACGATACCATCTTCCACAACTTGCACTACGGCGACTTGGAGGCGCCGCGCGAAGCCGTCGAGCGCGCCGCCCGCCTGGCGGAGCTGCACGACGCCGTGCTGGGCTGGCCTAAGGGCTACGAGACGCAGGTCGGAGAGCGTGGCCTGAAGCTGTCCGGCGGCGAGAAGCAGCGCGTGGCCATCGCGCGCGCCATCCTCAAAAACGCGCCCATTATCGTGTTCGACGAGGCCACGTCCAGCCTGGACTCGCTAACGGAGCACGCGATCTTGGCTGCGCTGCGGGCGGCCACGGCCGGACGCACCTCCGTGTGCATCGCGCACAGACTCAGCACGGTGGCCGACGCCGACGAGATCGTGGTGCTGGAGCGCGGCTGCATCGCCGCCAGGGGCACGCACCGCGAGCTGCTGGCGCAGGAGGGTTCGTTGTACGCGCGCCTCTGGGAGCGCCAGAGGCAGGATGCGCCTAGGCCCTAG
- the LOC110997867 gene encoding iron-sulfur clusters transporter ABCB7, mitochondrial isoform X2 yields the protein MQPNMAAVFLSNRRFDKIFRYNDKIKNVFYHKSVILNKPHFTIVCKKCATTSSFRLYSSSPPSSSNGQDTAKNVLAAVLANKPKTGKIPVGASVLAREDINLGDAKPVSGMDMVRGMMEYVWPKDDAAIRNRVVLSLSLLFGAKLTNVAVPFLFKYAVDEVNAAAGEAALLGLDSAPQAVGTAAFSLLLGYGLARATAAGFNELRNAVFARVAQHSIRRLACNVFAHLHSLDLAFHLGRQTGALSKTIDRGSRAINFVLSAMVFNVVPTAFELALVCSILGLKGGLAFAGVAGGCVAVYAAFTLAVTQWRTQFRVLMNRAENEAGNKAVDSLINYETVKYFGNERHELDKYDASLRKYEHASLKTASSLALLNFGQHAIFSAGLSVIMLCAANEIVRGNMTVGDLVMVNGLVFQLSIPLGFLGSVYREVRQALVDMQTMFTLMAVRPRVAEVDRAPQLALAPEAPAIEFRNVSFKYELGKPVLTDLSLTVPPGKKLGVVGGSGSGKSTLVRLLFRFVEPQGGSVLVGGRDVRDVSLRSLRRAIAVVPQDCVLFHDTIFHNLHYGDLEAPREAVERAARLAELHDAVLGWPKGYETQVGERGLKLSGGEKQRVAIARAILKNAPIIVFDEATSSLDSLTEHAILAALRAATAGRTSVCIAHRLSTVADADEIVVLERGCIAARGTHRELLAQEGSLYARLWERQRQDAPRP from the exons ATGCAGCCAAACATGGCTGCTGTGTTTCTGTCAAATAGAcgatttgataaaatatttagatataatgataaaataaaaaatgtcttttatcataaatcagtaatattaaataagccacattttactattgtatgtaaaaaatgtgCTACTACAAGTAGTTTCAGG CTTTATTCGTCATCTCCTCCCAGTAGTTCTAATGGTCAAGACACCGCTAAGAATGTACTTGCAGCAGTGTTGGCTAATAAGCCTAAAACAGGAAAAATTCCAGTCG GTGCATCTGTTTTGGCCCGTGAAGATATCAACCTTGGAGATGCCAAGCCGGTTTCCGGGATGGATATGGTGCGGGGGATGATGGAGTATGTGTGGCCTAAG GATGACGCCGCAATAAGAAACCGAGTCGTGCTGTCGTTGTCGCTGTTGTTCGGCGCGAAGCTGACGAACGTGGCCGTGCCGTTCCTGTTCAAGTACGCCGTGGACGAGGTGAACGCGGCGGCGGGCGAAGCGGCGCTCCTGGGACTGGACAGCGCGCCGCAGGCCGTCGGCACGGCCGCCTTCAGTCTGCTGCTGGGCTACGGGCTGGCTCGCGCCACGGCCGCCGGCTTCAACGAGCTGCGCAACGCCGTGTTCGCGCGCGTAGCGCAGCACTCCATCCGGCGCCTGGCCTGCAACGTGTTCGCGCACCTGCACAGCCTGGACCTGGCCTTCCACCTGGGCCGACAGACGGGTGCGCTCTCCAAGACCATCGACCGCGGCTCGCGCGCCATTAACTTTGTGCTGTCTGCCATGGTTTTCAACGTCGTGCCGACGGCTTTCGAGCTGGCGCTCGTGTGCTCCATCCTGGGGCTGAAAGGTGGGCTGGCATTCGCCGGCGTGGCGGGCGGCTGCGTGGCCGTGTACGCCGCCTTCACGCTGGCCGTGACGCAGTGGCGCACCCAATTCCGCGTGCTCATGAACCGGGCCGAGAACGAGGCCGGCAACAAGGCCGTAGACTCGCTCATCAACTACGAGACCGTGAAGTACTTCGGCAACGAGCGCCACGAGCTCGACAAGTACGACGCGAGTCTGCGCAAATACGAGCACGCGTCGCTCAAGACCGCCTCCAGCCTGGCGCTGCTCAACTTCGGCCAGCACGCCATTTTCAGCGCCGGCCTGTCCGTCATCATGTTGTGCGCCGCCAACGAGATTGTCCGAG GCAACATGACCGTGGGTGACCTGGTGATGGTGAACGGGCTGGTGTTCCAGTTGTCCATCCCGCTGGGCTTCCTCGGATCCGTGTACCGCGAGGTGCGCCAGGCGCTCGTGGACATGCAGACCATGTTCACGCTGATGGCGGTACGGCCGCGCGTGGCCGAGGTGGACCGGGCGCCGCAACTGGCACTGGCGCCGGAAGCGCCCGCCATCGAGTTCCGCAACGTTAGCTTCAAGTACGAGCTGGGCAAGCCCGTGCTCACCGACCTCTCGCTGACGGTGCCCCCCGGCAAGAAGCTAGGCGTCGTCGGCGGCTCCGGCAGCGGCAAGTCGACCCTCGTGCGGCTCCTGTTCCGCTTCGTGGAACCGCAGGGCGGCAGCGTGCTCGTGGGCGGGCGGGACGTACGCGACGTGTCCCTGCGGTCCCTGCGCCGCGCCATCGCCGTGGTGCCGCAGGACTGCGTGCTGTTCCACGATACCATCTTCCACAACTTGCACTACGGCGACTTGGAGGCGCCGCGCGAAGCCGTCGAGCGCGCCGCCCGCCTGGCGGAGCTGCACGACGCCGTGCTGGGCTGGCCTAAGGGCTACGAGACGCAGGTCGGAGAGCGTGGCCTGAAGCTGTCCGGCGGCGAGAAGCAGCGCGTGGCCATCGCGCGCGCCATCCTCAAAAACGCGCCCATTATCGTGTTCGACGAGGCCACGTCCAGCCTGGACTCGCTAACGGAGCACGCGATCTTGGCTGCGCTGCGGGCGGCCACGGCCGGACGCACCTCCGTGTGCATCGCGCACAGACTCAGCACGGTGGCCGACGCCGACGAGATCGTGGTGCTGGAGCGCGGCTGCATCGCCGCCAGGGGCACGCACCGCGAGCTGCTGGCGCAGGAGGGTTCGTTGTACGCGCGCCTCTGGGAGCGCCAGAGGCAGGATGCGCCTAGGCCCTAG
- the LOC110997867 gene encoding iron-sulfur clusters transporter ABCB7, mitochondrial isoform X3, which yields MQPNMAAVFLSNRRFDKIFRYNDKIKNVFYHKSVILNKPHFTIVCKKCATTSSFRLYSSSPPSSSNGQDTAKNVLAAVLANKPKTGKIPVDINLGDAKPVSGMDMVRGMMEYVWPKDDAAIRNRVVLSLSLLFGAKLTNVAVPFLFKYAVDEVNAAAGEAALLGLDSAPQAVGTAAFSLLLGYGLARATAAGFNELRNAVFARVAQHSIRRLACNVFAHLHSLDLAFHLGRQTGALSKTIDRGSRAINFVLSAMVFNVVPTAFELALVCSILGLKGGLAFAGVAGGCVAVYAAFTLAVTQWRTQFRVLMNRAENEAGNKAVDSLINYETVKYFGNERHELDKYDASLRKYEHASLKTASSLALLNFGQHAIFSAGLSVIMLCAANEIVRGNMTVGDLVMVNGLVFQLSIPLGFLGSVYREVRQALVDMQTMFTLMAVRPRVAEVDRAPQLALAPEAPAIEFRNVSFKYELGKPVLTDLSLTVPPGKKLGVVGGSGSGKSTLVRLLFRFVEPQGGSVLVGGRDVRDVSLRSLRRAIAVVPQDCVLFHDTIFHNLHYGDLEAPREAVERAARLAELHDAVLGWPKGYETQVGERGLKLSGGEKQRVAIARAILKNAPIIVFDEATSSLDSLTEHAILAALRAATAGRTSVCIAHRLSTVADADEIVVLERGCIAARGTHRELLAQEGSLYARLWERQRQDAPRP from the exons ATGCAGCCAAACATGGCTGCTGTGTTTCTGTCAAATAGAcgatttgataaaatatttagatataatgataaaataaaaaatgtcttttatcataaatcagtaatattaaataagccacattttactattgtatgtaaaaaatgtgCTACTACAAGTAGTTTCAGG CTTTATTCGTCATCTCCTCCCAGTAGTTCTAATGGTCAAGACACCGCTAAGAATGTACTTGCAGCAGTGTTGGCTAATAAGCCTAAAACAGGAAAAATTCCAGTCG ATATCAACCTTGGAGATGCCAAGCCGGTTTCCGGGATGGATATGGTGCGGGGGATGATGGAGTATGTGTGGCCTAAG GATGACGCCGCAATAAGAAACCGAGTCGTGCTGTCGTTGTCGCTGTTGTTCGGCGCGAAGCTGACGAACGTGGCCGTGCCGTTCCTGTTCAAGTACGCCGTGGACGAGGTGAACGCGGCGGCGGGCGAAGCGGCGCTCCTGGGACTGGACAGCGCGCCGCAGGCCGTCGGCACGGCCGCCTTCAGTCTGCTGCTGGGCTACGGGCTGGCTCGCGCCACGGCCGCCGGCTTCAACGAGCTGCGCAACGCCGTGTTCGCGCGCGTAGCGCAGCACTCCATCCGGCGCCTGGCCTGCAACGTGTTCGCGCACCTGCACAGCCTGGACCTGGCCTTCCACCTGGGCCGACAGACGGGTGCGCTCTCCAAGACCATCGACCGCGGCTCGCGCGCCATTAACTTTGTGCTGTCTGCCATGGTTTTCAACGTCGTGCCGACGGCTTTCGAGCTGGCGCTCGTGTGCTCCATCCTGGGGCTGAAAGGTGGGCTGGCATTCGCCGGCGTGGCGGGCGGCTGCGTGGCCGTGTACGCCGCCTTCACGCTGGCCGTGACGCAGTGGCGCACCCAATTCCGCGTGCTCATGAACCGGGCCGAGAACGAGGCCGGCAACAAGGCCGTAGACTCGCTCATCAACTACGAGACCGTGAAGTACTTCGGCAACGAGCGCCACGAGCTCGACAAGTACGACGCGAGTCTGCGCAAATACGAGCACGCGTCGCTCAAGACCGCCTCCAGCCTGGCGCTGCTCAACTTCGGCCAGCACGCCATTTTCAGCGCCGGCCTGTCCGTCATCATGTTGTGCGCCGCCAACGAGATTGTCCGAG GCAACATGACCGTGGGTGACCTGGTGATGGTGAACGGGCTGGTGTTCCAGTTGTCCATCCCGCTGGGCTTCCTCGGATCCGTGTACCGCGAGGTGCGCCAGGCGCTCGTGGACATGCAGACCATGTTCACGCTGATGGCGGTACGGCCGCGCGTGGCCGAGGTGGACCGGGCGCCGCAACTGGCACTGGCGCCGGAAGCGCCCGCCATCGAGTTCCGCAACGTTAGCTTCAAGTACGAGCTGGGCAAGCCCGTGCTCACCGACCTCTCGCTGACGGTGCCCCCCGGCAAGAAGCTAGGCGTCGTCGGCGGCTCCGGCAGCGGCAAGTCGACCCTCGTGCGGCTCCTGTTCCGCTTCGTGGAACCGCAGGGCGGCAGCGTGCTCGTGGGCGGGCGGGACGTACGCGACGTGTCCCTGCGGTCCCTGCGCCGCGCCATCGCCGTGGTGCCGCAGGACTGCGTGCTGTTCCACGATACCATCTTCCACAACTTGCACTACGGCGACTTGGAGGCGCCGCGCGAAGCCGTCGAGCGCGCCGCCCGCCTGGCGGAGCTGCACGACGCCGTGCTGGGCTGGCCTAAGGGCTACGAGACGCAGGTCGGAGAGCGTGGCCTGAAGCTGTCCGGCGGCGAGAAGCAGCGCGTGGCCATCGCGCGCGCCATCCTCAAAAACGCGCCCATTATCGTGTTCGACGAGGCCACGTCCAGCCTGGACTCGCTAACGGAGCACGCGATCTTGGCTGCGCTGCGGGCGGCCACGGCCGGACGCACCTCCGTGTGCATCGCGCACAGACTCAGCACGGTGGCCGACGCCGACGAGATCGTGGTGCTGGAGCGCGGCTGCATCGCCGCCAGGGGCACGCACCGCGAGCTGCTGGCGCAGGAGGGTTCGTTGTACGCGCGCCTCTGGGAGCGCCAGAGGCAGGATGCGCCTAGGCCCTAG
- the LOC110997867 gene encoding iron-sulfur clusters transporter ABCB7, mitochondrial isoform X4, with protein MDMVRGMMEYVWPKDDAAIRNRVVLSLSLLFGAKLTNVAVPFLFKYAVDEVNAAAGEAALLGLDSAPQAVGTAAFSLLLGYGLARATAAGFNELRNAVFARVAQHSIRRLACNVFAHLHSLDLAFHLGRQTGALSKTIDRGSRAINFVLSAMVFNVVPTAFELALVCSILGLKGGLAFAGVAGGCVAVYAAFTLAVTQWRTQFRVLMNRAENEAGNKAVDSLINYETVKYFGNERHELDKYDASLRKYEHASLKTASSLALLNFGQHAIFSAGLSVIMLCAANEIVRGNMTVGDLVMVNGLVFQLSIPLGFLGSVYREVRQALVDMQTMFTLMAVRPRVAEVDRAPQLALAPEAPAIEFRNVSFKYELGKPVLTDLSLTVPPGKKLGVVGGSGSGKSTLVRLLFRFVEPQGGSVLVGGRDVRDVSLRSLRRAIAVVPQDCVLFHDTIFHNLHYGDLEAPREAVERAARLAELHDAVLGWPKGYETQVGERGLKLSGGEKQRVAIARAILKNAPIIVFDEATSSLDSLTEHAILAALRAATAGRTSVCIAHRLSTVADADEIVVLERGCIAARGTHRELLAQEGSLYARLWERQRQDAPRP; from the exons ATGGATATGGTGCGGGGGATGATGGAGTATGTGTGGCCTAAG GATGACGCCGCAATAAGAAACCGAGTCGTGCTGTCGTTGTCGCTGTTGTTCGGCGCGAAGCTGACGAACGTGGCCGTGCCGTTCCTGTTCAAGTACGCCGTGGACGAGGTGAACGCGGCGGCGGGCGAAGCGGCGCTCCTGGGACTGGACAGCGCGCCGCAGGCCGTCGGCACGGCCGCCTTCAGTCTGCTGCTGGGCTACGGGCTGGCTCGCGCCACGGCCGCCGGCTTCAACGAGCTGCGCAACGCCGTGTTCGCGCGCGTAGCGCAGCACTCCATCCGGCGCCTGGCCTGCAACGTGTTCGCGCACCTGCACAGCCTGGACCTGGCCTTCCACCTGGGCCGACAGACGGGTGCGCTCTCCAAGACCATCGACCGCGGCTCGCGCGCCATTAACTTTGTGCTGTCTGCCATGGTTTTCAACGTCGTGCCGACGGCTTTCGAGCTGGCGCTCGTGTGCTCCATCCTGGGGCTGAAAGGTGGGCTGGCATTCGCCGGCGTGGCGGGCGGCTGCGTGGCCGTGTACGCCGCCTTCACGCTGGCCGTGACGCAGTGGCGCACCCAATTCCGCGTGCTCATGAACCGGGCCGAGAACGAGGCCGGCAACAAGGCCGTAGACTCGCTCATCAACTACGAGACCGTGAAGTACTTCGGCAACGAGCGCCACGAGCTCGACAAGTACGACGCGAGTCTGCGCAAATACGAGCACGCGTCGCTCAAGACCGCCTCCAGCCTGGCGCTGCTCAACTTCGGCCAGCACGCCATTTTCAGCGCCGGCCTGTCCGTCATCATGTTGTGCGCCGCCAACGAGATTGTCCGAG GCAACATGACCGTGGGTGACCTGGTGATGGTGAACGGGCTGGTGTTCCAGTTGTCCATCCCGCTGGGCTTCCTCGGATCCGTGTACCGCGAGGTGCGCCAGGCGCTCGTGGACATGCAGACCATGTTCACGCTGATGGCGGTACGGCCGCGCGTGGCCGAGGTGGACCGGGCGCCGCAACTGGCACTGGCGCCGGAAGCGCCCGCCATCGAGTTCCGCAACGTTAGCTTCAAGTACGAGCTGGGCAAGCCCGTGCTCACCGACCTCTCGCTGACGGTGCCCCCCGGCAAGAAGCTAGGCGTCGTCGGCGGCTCCGGCAGCGGCAAGTCGACCCTCGTGCGGCTCCTGTTCCGCTTCGTGGAACCGCAGGGCGGCAGCGTGCTCGTGGGCGGGCGGGACGTACGCGACGTGTCCCTGCGGTCCCTGCGCCGCGCCATCGCCGTGGTGCCGCAGGACTGCGTGCTGTTCCACGATACCATCTTCCACAACTTGCACTACGGCGACTTGGAGGCGCCGCGCGAAGCCGTCGAGCGCGCCGCCCGCCTGGCGGAGCTGCACGACGCCGTGCTGGGCTGGCCTAAGGGCTACGAGACGCAGGTCGGAGAGCGTGGCCTGAAGCTGTCCGGCGGCGAGAAGCAGCGCGTGGCCATCGCGCGCGCCATCCTCAAAAACGCGCCCATTATCGTGTTCGACGAGGCCACGTCCAGCCTGGACTCGCTAACGGAGCACGCGATCTTGGCTGCGCTGCGGGCGGCCACGGCCGGACGCACCTCCGTGTGCATCGCGCACAGACTCAGCACGGTGGCCGACGCCGACGAGATCGTGGTGCTGGAGCGCGGCTGCATCGCCGCCAGGGGCACGCACCGCGAGCTGCTGGCGCAGGAGGGTTCGTTGTACGCGCGCCTCTGGGAGCGCCAGAGGCAGGATGCGCCTAGGCCCTAG